One region of Bosea sp. 29B genomic DNA includes:
- a CDS encoding helicase HerA-like domain-containing protein, translating to MADDGTILIGKSEKPEVLLLKLANRHGLVTGATGTGKTVTLQVLAEGFAKHGVPVFAADIKGDLSGIAAPGNSKPPFVKRAEELGLKYEPDQFTTVFWDVFGEQGHPVRATISEMGPLLLARLLDLNDTQEGVLNIAFRIADEQKLLLLDLKDLRAILSFIAENAQELTTKYGNVTSASVGTIQRALLVLENQKGDLFFGEPALDINDLMKTDRDGRGVINIMAADKLMANPRLYATFLLWLLSELFEQLPEVGDLDKPKLVFFFDEAHLLFNGAPKALLTAVEQVVRLIRSKGVGVYFVTQNPLDIPDTVLAQLGNRVQHALRAFTPRDQKAVRAAAETFRQNPKINTEQAITQLAVGEALVSTLEGKGSPTMVERCLIAPPMAQVGPVTPQERAQCMRDSGFTGKYDTMVDRESAYEALMKRKGMNADGSPIEASTEGGGGILDTIGGWLGGTRERPKTGPGSRGGPLPQSMTEKIITSAARSAATSIGRQVGTAILRGVLGSLTGGRR from the coding sequence ATGGCGGATGACGGCACGATCCTGATCGGCAAGAGCGAGAAGCCGGAGGTGCTGCTGCTCAAGCTCGCGAACCGCCACGGCCTGGTGACCGGCGCAACCGGCACCGGCAAGACGGTGACGCTGCAGGTGCTGGCGGAAGGCTTCGCCAAGCATGGCGTGCCGGTCTTCGCTGCCGACATCAAGGGGGACCTCTCCGGCATCGCCGCGCCCGGCAATTCCAAGCCGCCCTTCGTCAAGCGCGCCGAGGAGCTTGGGCTCAAATACGAGCCCGACCAGTTCACCACCGTGTTCTGGGACGTGTTCGGCGAGCAGGGCCACCCGGTTCGCGCCACCATCTCCGAGATGGGCCCGCTGCTGCTGGCGCGCCTGCTCGACCTCAACGACACGCAAGAAGGCGTGCTCAACATCGCCTTCCGCATCGCCGACGAGCAGAAGCTGCTGCTGCTCGACCTCAAGGACCTGCGCGCGATCCTCAGCTTCATCGCCGAGAACGCGCAGGAGCTGACGACCAAATACGGCAACGTCACCTCCGCCTCGGTCGGCACGATCCAGCGCGCTCTGCTCGTGCTGGAGAACCAGAAGGGCGACCTGTTCTTCGGCGAGCCGGCGCTCGATATCAACGACCTGATGAAGACCGATCGCGACGGCCGTGGCGTGATCAACATCATGGCCGCCGACAAGTTGATGGCCAATCCCAGGCTCTACGCCACCTTCCTGCTCTGGCTGCTCTCCGAGCTGTTCGAGCAGCTGCCCGAGGTCGGCGATCTCGACAAGCCCAAGCTCGTCTTCTTCTTCGACGAGGCGCATCTGCTCTTCAACGGCGCGCCCAAGGCGCTGTTGACCGCGGTCGAGCAGGTCGTGCGCCTGATCCGCTCCAAGGGCGTCGGCGTCTACTTCGTCACCCAGAACCCGCTCGACATTCCCGATACGGTGCTGGCCCAGCTCGGCAACCGTGTTCAGCACGCGCTGCGCGCCTTCACCCCGCGTGACCAGAAGGCAGTCAGGGCTGCCGCCGAGACCTTCCGGCAGAATCCGAAGATCAACACCGAGCAGGCGATCACCCAGCTCGCCGTCGGCGAGGCCCTGGTCTCGACGCTGGAAGGCAAGGGCTCGCCGACCATGGTCGAGCGCTGCCTGATCGCCCCGCCGATGGCGCAGGTCGGCCCGGTCACGCCGCAGGAGCGGGCGCAATGCATGCGCGACTCCGGCTTTACCGGCAAATACGACACCATGGTCGACCGCGAGTCGGCCTATGAGGCGCTGATGAAGCGCAAGGGCATGAATGCCGACGGCTCGCCGATCGAAGCTTCGACCGAAGGCGGCGGCGGCATTCTCGACACGATCGGCGGCTGGCTGGGCGGCACTCGGGAGCGCCCGAAGACCGGTCCGGGCAGCCGTGGCGGCCCGCTGCCACAGAGCATGACCGAGAAGATCATCACCTCGGCGGCGCGCTCGGCCGCCACCTCGATCGGCCGGCAGGTCGGTACCGCCATCCTGCGTGGTGTGCTCGGGAGCCTAACAGGCGGGCGGCGGTAG
- a CDS encoding type II toxin-antitoxin system RelE/ParE family toxin, which translates to MRLVWSPFALADRDEIFSYIEADNPKAAAEIDERIAFAVRRLLRFPESGRPGRIAGTRELVVQRTPYIAVYAVTADKIRVLRVLHGARMWPEDMDEL; encoded by the coding sequence ATGCGCTTGGTCTGGTCGCCGTTCGCTCTTGCCGACCGCGACGAGATCTTCAGCTACATCGAAGCCGACAATCCGAAGGCCGCCGCCGAGATCGACGAGCGGATCGCTTTCGCCGTGCGCCGGCTCCTTCGGTTTCCGGAAAGCGGTCGGCCAGGCAGGATCGCAGGGACCCGCGAATTGGTCGTTCAGCGCACGCCCTATATCGCCGTCTATGCTGTGACCGCAGACAAGATTCGGGTTCTTCGCGTCCTGCACGGCGCACGGATGTGGC
- the scpA gene encoding methylmalonyl-CoA mutase, with the protein MTAIPDFTKLAFADTTATATTPQSTGDLWQTPEDIPVKPLYTAADRDGLPFVDTLPGIAPYLRGPYPTMYVNQPWTIRQYAGFSTAEDSNAFYRRNLAAGQKGLSVAFDLATHRGYDSDHPRVGGDVGMAGVAIDSIYDMRTLFSGIPLDQMSVSMTMNGAVLPVLALYIVAAEEQGVPAAKLSGTIQNDILKEFMVRNTYIYPPSPSMRIIGDIFAYTSANMPKFNSISISGYHMQEAGATQDLELGYTLADGVEYIRAGQRAGLGVDVFAPRLSFFWAIGMNFFMEVAKLRAARLIWAKLVKDFGAQNEKSLPLRTHCQTSGWSLTAQDVFNNVPRTMIEAMAATQGHTQSLHTNALDEALALPTDFSARIARNTQIVLQQESGTNRIIDPWGGSYYVERLTAELAAKAWGHIQEVEKLGGMAKAIEAGIPKLRIEEAAAKTQARIDGRQQSIIGVNIFKPENEAAIDVLKVDNASVRAQQLDKLRRLKAERNEAETQAALIALTNGAQGGGNLLDLAVKAARAKATVGEISLAMEQVFGRHRAEIKAISGVYKREVGEMNPAVTRVQLMCEAFEEADGRRPRILVAKMGQDGHDRGQKVIASAFADLGFDVDIGPLFATPDEAARQAVENDVHIVGVSSLAAGHLTLVPELKAALASAGRPDIMIVVGGVIPPQDFDALIEAGASAIFPPGTVIADAAEKLLEELNQRLGYSQKNAAE; encoded by the coding sequence ATGACCGCGATCCCGGATTTCACGAAGCTCGCCTTCGCCGACACGACGGCGACCGCGACCACTCCGCAGAGCACGGGCGATCTCTGGCAAACGCCGGAGGATATCCCGGTCAAGCCGCTTTACACCGCGGCCGATCGTGACGGCCTGCCCTTCGTCGACACATTGCCCGGCATCGCGCCCTATCTGCGCGGCCCCTACCCGACCATGTACGTCAACCAGCCCTGGACGATCCGGCAATATGCCGGCTTCTCCACGGCAGAAGACTCGAACGCCTTCTATCGGCGCAATCTCGCAGCCGGCCAGAAGGGCCTTTCGGTCGCCTTCGACCTCGCCACCCATCGCGGCTACGACAGCGACCACCCGCGCGTCGGCGGTGATGTCGGCATGGCCGGCGTCGCGATCGACTCGATCTACGACATGCGCACGCTGTTCTCCGGCATCCCGCTCGACCAGATGAGCGTCTCGATGACGATGAACGGCGCCGTGCTGCCGGTGCTGGCGCTCTACATCGTCGCGGCGGAAGAACAGGGGGTGCCGGCGGCCAAGCTCTCGGGGACGATCCAGAACGACATCCTCAAGGAGTTCATGGTCCGCAACACCTATATCTACCCGCCCTCGCCCTCGATGCGGATCATCGGCGACATCTTCGCCTACACCTCGGCGAACATGCCGAAGTTCAATTCGATCTCGATCTCCGGCTACCATATGCAGGAGGCCGGAGCGACGCAGGACCTCGAGCTCGGCTACACCCTCGCCGACGGCGTCGAATACATCCGCGCCGGGCAACGGGCGGGCCTAGGCGTCGACGTCTTCGCGCCGCGGCTCTCCTTCTTCTGGGCCATCGGCATGAACTTCTTCATGGAGGTGGCGAAGCTGCGGGCGGCCCGACTGATCTGGGCCAAGCTGGTCAAGGATTTTGGGGCACAGAACGAGAAGTCGCTTCCCCTGCGCACCCATTGCCAGACCTCGGGCTGGTCGCTGACGGCGCAGGACGTCTTCAACAACGTGCCGCGCACCATGATCGAGGCGATGGCGGCGACGCAGGGGCATACCCAGTCGCTGCACACCAACGCGCTCGACGAGGCGCTGGCGCTGCCGACCGATTTCTCCGCCCGCATCGCCCGCAACACCCAGATCGTGCTGCAGCAGGAGAGCGGCACCAACCGGATCATCGATCCCTGGGGCGGTTCCTATTATGTCGAACGGCTGACCGCGGAACTCGCCGCCAAGGCCTGGGGCCACATTCAGGAGGTCGAGAAGCTCGGCGGCATGGCCAAGGCGATCGAGGCCGGCATCCCCAAGCTCCGGATCGAGGAGGCCGCGGCCAAGACGCAGGCGCGCATCGACGGCCGCCAGCAATCGATCATCGGCGTCAACATCTTCAAGCCGGAAAACGAGGCGGCGATCGACGTGCTCAAGGTCGACAATGCCTCGGTCCGCGCCCAGCAGCTCGACAAGCTCCGGCGACTCAAGGCCGAGCGCAACGAGGCCGAGACGCAAGCGGCGCTCATCGCGCTGACCAATGGCGCACAGGGCGGCGGCAATCTGCTCGACCTCGCCGTGAAGGCGGCACGGGCGAAGGCGACCGTCGGCGAGATCTCGCTGGCGATGGAGCAGGTCTTCGGGCGTCACCGCGCCGAGATCAAGGCGATCTCGGGCGTCTACAAGCGGGAGGTCGGCGAGATGAACCCTGCCGTGACGCGCGTGCAGTTGATGTGCGAGGCCTTCGAGGAGGCGGACGGGCGCCGCCCGCGCATCCTCGTCGCCAAGATGGGCCAGGACGGCCACGATCGCGGCCAGAAGGTGATCGCCTCAGCCTTCGCCGATCTCGGCTTCGACGTCGACATCGGCCCGCTCTTCGCCACGCCCGACGAGGCGGCGCGGCAGGCTGTCGAGAACGACGTCCACATCGTCGGCGTCTCTTCGCTGGCAGCCGGGCATCTGACGCTGGTGCCAGAACTGAAAGCCGCGCTCGCCAGCGCCGGCCGGCCGGACATCATGATCGTGGTTGGCGGCGTGATCCCGCCGCAGGATTTCGACGCCCTGATCGAAGCCGGCGCGAGCGCGATCTTCCCGCCCGGCACCGTCATCGCCGACGCGGCCGAGAAACTGCTGGAAGAGCTCAACCAGCGCCTGGGCTACTCGCAGAAAAACGCGGCGGAGTGA
- the thiD gene encoding bifunctional hydroxymethylpyrimidine kinase/phosphomethylpyrimidine kinase — translation MSMPIALTIAGSDSSGGAGIQADLKTFAAHQVYGASVIVALTAQNTTAVTAIHPVPADFVAAQLDAVFDDLAVDAVKIGMLATAELIETVADGLERHNAKNIVLDPVMIAASGGRLLREDAIEALKRRLLPLCTIVTPNLPEAAALLGTAMAETEDAAAEQAEALLALGPANVLVKGGHGTGDDSVDILVGKDGRHERLVAPRIATQNTHGTGCTLSSAIASGLAHGIALNEAVVLAKRYISAAIAASDTVKVGRGHGPVHHFHHWWDRTDGSKP, via the coding sequence ATAAGCATGCCGATCGCTCTCACCATCGCCGGCTCCGACTCCAGCGGCGGCGCCGGCATCCAAGCCGACCTCAAGACCTTCGCGGCGCATCAGGTCTACGGCGCCAGCGTCATCGTCGCGCTGACCGCGCAGAACACCACCGCAGTGACGGCGATCCATCCGGTGCCGGCCGATTTCGTCGCCGCCCAGCTCGATGCCGTCTTCGATGACCTTGCGGTCGATGCGGTCAAAATCGGCATGCTCGCCACCGCCGAGCTGATCGAGACCGTCGCCGACGGGCTGGAACGCCACAATGCCAAGAACATCGTGCTCGACCCGGTGATGATCGCGGCCTCCGGCGGACGCCTCCTGCGCGAAGACGCGATCGAGGCGCTGAAGCGCCGCCTGCTGCCGCTCTGCACGATCGTGACGCCGAACCTGCCCGAGGCAGCCGCCCTGCTCGGAACCGCCATGGCGGAAACCGAGGATGCCGCGGCCGAGCAGGCCGAAGCGCTACTCGCGCTCGGCCCGGCCAATGTGCTGGTCAAGGGCGGCCATGGCACCGGCGACGACAGCGTCGACATCCTGGTCGGCAAGGACGGTCGGCACGAGCGCCTGGTCGCGCCACGCATCGCCACGCAGAACACCCACGGCACCGGCTGCACGCTGTCCTCGGCGATCGCGTCGGGCCTCGCCCATGGCATCGCCCTCAACGAGGCGGTGGTGCTGGCGAAACGCTATATCTCGGCAGCGATCGCGGCCTCGGACACGGTCAAGGTTGGCCGCGGCCACGGACCGGTGCATCATTTCCACCATTGGTGGGACAGGACAGACGGGAGCAAGCCATGA
- a CDS encoding methylmalonyl-CoA mutase subunit beta, producing the protein MTSTVLADLPFMDAFATPGEAQWRAAVDKVLKGADFEKKLVGRTADGVRIEPLYEAAAEEGARPLRAEAGRWRVAARVDHPDTAEAAKLALAELEGGADSLSLSFAGAPAARGFGLQATTVEELDAVLDGVMLDLVRLRLDPSPGGRKQALLLADLAGKRGHAPSSLQIDFGMEPIGVLASSGALTPSLPELGKRIAETIAALKARGFAGPFLAADGRIWHEAGATEAQELGAVLATAVTYLRLLEAEGLPLAEARDAISFTLVADADEFVTVAKLRAARLLWDRVQRACGLDPKPVFIHAETAWRSLTRRDPWVNLLRGTIAAFSAGIGGADSIGVQPFTAALGLPDGFARRIARNTQLILLEEANLWRVADPAAGAGGFEALTQALCEQGWRKFQDLEAENSGDLTGIVSALANGHIQKGLARERDARAKAIATRREPITGTSEFPNLSEASVAVLAPPPAATPSSDTSGDAITVEALPSIRLAEPFEALRASADIAEAAGERPKAFLATLGPIAGFTARSGFARNLFEAGGIAAPSGDGFAKAGATDLDALVAAFRSSGAKLACLCGSDDSYAAEAVAAAKALTAAGATVWLAGRPGDQEAALREAGVTNFVFAGGDAIAVLQDALAIAISPVSTSKG; encoded by the coding sequence ATGACCTCGACAGTCCTCGCCGATCTGCCCTTCATGGACGCCTTCGCCACGCCGGGCGAAGCGCAGTGGCGTGCCGCGGTCGACAAGGTGCTGAAGGGCGCCGATTTCGAGAAGAAACTGGTCGGGCGGACGGCGGACGGTGTCCGGATCGAACCGCTCTACGAGGCGGCAGCCGAGGAGGGCGCACGCCCGCTGCGCGCCGAGGCCGGACGTTGGCGCGTCGCGGCGCGCGTCGATCACCCTGATACGGCTGAGGCAGCAAAGCTCGCTCTCGCCGAACTGGAAGGCGGCGCCGATTCTCTCAGCCTGAGTTTCGCCGGCGCGCCCGCGGCGCGCGGCTTCGGCCTCCAGGCGACGACTGTCGAAGAACTCGACGCCGTCCTCGACGGCGTCATGCTCGATCTCGTCCGCCTGCGGCTCGATCCATCGCCTGGCGGTCGCAAGCAGGCGCTGCTGCTGGCCGATCTGGCCGGGAAGCGCGGCCATGCCCCCTCCTCCCTCCAGATCGATTTCGGCATGGAGCCGATCGGCGTACTGGCGAGCTCGGGGGCGCTCACCCCCTCCTTGCCCGAGCTCGGCAAGCGCATTGCCGAGACGATCGCCGCGCTGAAGGCGCGCGGCTTTGCCGGTCCCTTCCTCGCCGCCGATGGCCGGATCTGGCATGAGGCCGGCGCAACCGAGGCGCAGGAGCTCGGCGCTGTGCTGGCCACGGCGGTGACCTATCTGCGTCTGCTGGAAGCTGAAGGACTCCCGCTCGCCGAGGCGCGCGACGCCATTTCCTTCACCCTCGTCGCCGATGCCGACGAATTCGTCACCGTTGCCAAGTTGCGCGCCGCGCGGCTGCTCTGGGATCGGGTGCAGCGCGCCTGCGGGCTCGACCCCAAGCCCGTGTTTATTCATGCCGAGACGGCGTGGCGCTCGCTGACACGGCGCGACCCCTGGGTAAACCTCCTGCGCGGCACCATCGCCGCCTTCTCGGCCGGCATCGGCGGGGCGGATTCGATCGGCGTGCAGCCCTTCACTGCGGCGCTCGGCCTGCCCGACGGCTTCGCCCGGCGCATCGCCCGCAATACCCAATTGATCCTGCTGGAAGAAGCCAATCTCTGGCGCGTCGCCGATCCGGCCGCCGGGGCCGGCGGCTTCGAGGCACTGACACAGGCGCTATGCGAACAGGGCTGGCGCAAGTTCCAGGATCTCGAAGCCGAAAACTCCGGAGACCTGACCGGCATCGTCAGCGCACTCGCCAACGGCCATATCCAGAAGGGGCTGGCGCGAGAACGCGACGCCCGGGCCAAGGCGATCGCGACCCGGCGCGAGCCGATCACCGGCACCAGCGAGTTCCCGAACCTGTCGGAAGCCTCGGTCGCGGTGCTGGCACCGCCGCCGGCAGCCACGCCGAGCAGCGACACGAGCGGTGATGCGATCACCGTGGAAGCCCTGCCGAGCATCCGTTTGGCCGAGCCGTTCGAGGCGCTGCGCGCCAGCGCCGACATTGCGGAAGCTGCCGGTGAGCGGCCGAAAGCCTTCCTCGCCACGCTGGGGCCGATCGCCGGCTTCACCGCCCGCTCGGGCTTCGCCCGCAACCTGTTCGAGGCCGGCGGCATCGCCGCGCCCTCCGGCGACGGCTTCGCCAAGGCCGGCGCGACCGATCTCGACGCGCTCGTCGCGGCCTTCCGGTCCTCCGGTGCAAAGCTCGCCTGCCTGTGCGGCTCGGATGACAGCTATGCCGCCGAGGCAGTCGCTGCTGCGAAAGCGCTGACCGCGGCTGGCGCAACCGTCTGGCTCGCCGGCCGCCCGGGCGACCAGGAGGCAGCGCTGCGCGAAGCCGGTGTGACGAACTTCGTCTTCGCGGGCGGCGACGCCATCGCCGTGCTGCAGGACGCGCTGGCGATCGCCATATCCCCGGTCAGCACCAGCAAGGGATAA
- a CDS encoding type II toxin-antitoxin system RelB/DinJ family antitoxin: MTQNALVQARIDADVKDRATAVLEGMGLTVSDAVRILLTRTANEGALPLELVSNSDAHDAWFRAKVLQALADERPDVEDVEAEARFAERRAAALRKAGGKA; the protein is encoded by the coding sequence ATGACTCAGAATGCCTTGGTGCAGGCGCGTATCGATGCTGATGTAAAGGACCGCGCGACGGCAGTTCTCGAGGGCATGGGCCTGACTGTATCGGACGCCGTGCGCATTCTGCTGACGCGGACGGCAAACGAGGGCGCGCTGCCTCTCGAACTCGTCAGCAATAGTGACGCGCACGACGCCTGGTTCCGCGCGAAAGTGCTCCAGGCGCTGGCGGATGAGCGTCCCGATGTCGAGGACGTCGAGGCCGAGGCCCGTTTTGCCGAGCGCCGTGCTGCGGCCCTTCGCAAGGCCGGCGGTAAAGCATGA
- a CDS encoding DUF2267 domain-containing protein: protein MEELISRITAVSGLDESLAKKAIGIILAFLQKEGPAAEIGQLMAALPGAQELAETEGGAKGGLLGTIGGLMGGGGGVMALGGQLMGAGLSMGQIQSVSKEMFAVGREQAGEDTMGAIVGAIPGLGQFV, encoded by the coding sequence ATGGAAGAACTGATCTCCCGCATCACGGCCGTTTCCGGCCTCGACGAGTCGCTGGCGAAGAAGGCGATCGGCATCATCCTCGCCTTCCTGCAGAAGGAAGGCCCTGCGGCGGAGATCGGCCAGCTGATGGCGGCGCTGCCGGGCGCGCAGGAACTCGCCGAGACCGAGGGCGGCGCCAAGGGCGGGCTTCTCGGCACGATCGGCGGCCTGATGGGCGGTGGCGGCGGCGTGATGGCGCTCGGCGGCCAGCTGATGGGCGCCGGCCTGTCGATGGGCCAGATCCAGAGCGTCTCGAAGGAGATGTTCGCCGTCGGCCGCGAGCAGGCGGGCGAGGACACGATGGGTGCGATCGTCGGCGCGATCCCGGGCCTCGGCCAGTTCGTCTGA
- a CDS encoding nucleotidyltransferase domain-containing protein: MMSQDEIKRRILARRPELRARGVSHVALFGSQARGDARPDSDVDLMIDVDDPKFSIIDLAGVELDLSEHLGLPVQISMRRSLSERMEQATRDERIEVF; this comes from the coding sequence ATGATGAGTCAAGACGAGATCAAGCGGCGGATTCTGGCGAGGCGGCCGGAATTGCGGGCGCGCGGCGTCAGCCATGTCGCGCTCTTCGGATCGCAGGCTCGCGGCGACGCCAGGCCCGACAGCGATGTCGACCTGATGATCGATGTCGATGATCCCAAGTTCTCGATCATCGATCTGGCCGGGGTCGAGTTGGATCTGTCCGAACATCTCGGTCTGCCGGTCCAGATATCGATGCGCCGGAGCCTGTCGGAACGTATGGAACAAGCAACGAGAGACGAGCGGATCGAGGTGTTCTGA